A window of Gossypium raimondii isolate GPD5lz chromosome 7, ASM2569854v1, whole genome shotgun sequence genomic DNA:
GCATTGAAAATGCACTGGATAATACTACTTTCCAAACTTGAGTATCCTCGTGCTCAGTCTCTGCAAGAGGGATCTGTAGAATTTTTTGAGCAATTTCTGCTTGAAAGGTACTATTAATCAAATCCGACCTCCATTTCTTGTTTGTATTATCAACAAGATCCGAGACTAACTATAATTCCCCATTGTTTGATTCGTTTTGTCCATCAATTGTATCGATCCCTTATATCCAGCTGTCTTTCCAGATAGAAATGTTGTCTCCCCTGCCCACTCTCCAACACATCCCTTTCTGGAGAAGTCCCTTTACTACCCAGATACTCTTCCATGTAAGTGAAGGTAAATTTCCCAACTCTGCCTTTAGGAAACTTGATTGCAGATAGTATTTTGCTTTTAAAACTCTGGCTAATAAAGAATTTGGATAATTGATAAGACGCCAACCTTGTTTAGCTAATAACGCAATATTAAATTGACCAAGGTTTCGAAAACCTAAaccatcattttcttttaaagaaaaaataattttccacGTGCACCAATGAATTCCCATTTTTCCACGTCTCTTCTGCCACTAGAATCTCGCAACGATACTTTCCAATTCGTCACATAGAACTTtaggtaataaaaaataaaccagTGTATAAGTTGGTATAGCCTGAAGAATAGCCTTTATAAATACTTCTTTTCCACCCTGCGATAAGTAcctattatttcaattatcaaTACGTTTTTTGAATCGGTCCTTCAAGTTTTGAAAAGATTCCTTTTTTCTCTGACCCACCATATTAGGTAACCCTAAGTAACGCTGTGGTTCGTTCGAGCTATGTACCCCCAATAGATTGACAACTAGTCTCCTATCCTCCTCCAACATGTTCTTGCTAAAAAATACTGTTGATTTGTTAAAGTTAACACATTGTTCTGAACAAGATTTATACTCGCGTAGAATGTCCTTGAAGAGATTAGCACCCTTGCTTGTTGCCTCCCCGAATAATATGCAATCATCAGGAAATAAAAGATGGGTTACCTGTGGGCTATTTCTATTAACCCTAACACCTTTTAAGAAGCCTACATTGATTGCTAGTCTCAATAAGCTCGATAGACCCTCaccacataaaagaaataagaacaGGCTTAGCGTATCACCTTGTCTAAGTCCTCTAGATGGTAGAAATTTATCCCCGTTATACCCATTGATGACTACTGAATAAGAAACAGTGGTAACACATTTCATAATGGCATTTAACTAGCTTTGATCAAACCCCATCCGTATCATTATCTACTTTATAAAATTCCATTCAACCCTATCATATGCTTTACTCGTATCGAGTTTAATGGCCATATACCCTTTTTTCCCCAATCTCTTATGTTTTAACTTATGTAATATTTCATAGGCTAACAACACATTATCTGATATTAATCGACCTGGTGCAAAGGCACTTTACGCCTCatcaatgcattttccaataaCTCCTCGAAATCGATTTGCTATTGCCTTTGCTAGAATTTTATAAGTACATTGCATAGGCTAATTGGTCGGAACTGCATCATATTAGAAGGGTAGTAACTTTTGGGATAAGTACTATATTGGTAGAGTTAATTGGACTAACCTCTATATCTCCGTTTAGAATTTGTAAGCAAAAGGAGGCAACTTCTTCTCCAACAATCTGCCAGTATTCCTGATAAAATAGAGCTAGAAATCCATCTTCTCCTGGTGCCTTCATGGGTCCCATGTCGAAAACTACTTCTACAGTTTCATCTTTAATGTATGTTGCTGTAAGTTTTTGGTTGTCTTCCGCATAGACACAATGCTCGATCCCTGATAGTATATATTCATAATTCTTCTTTCCTCCTGCCAAAAACAAGCTTTGAAAATAAGACCGCGCAACACCTTCTATTTTTTacagtgtaacaccccttacccttATCCAACACCAGAATAgggcacgaggcattaccagtacacatacacttgtaaacgtatttaaccgagttataaaatttcatctaaattaaaactttcaaaattattaacatgcttttatgactcttcacaatatatcctctaaatattataatcttaataaatagggcctacgagacccgatacatactcatgcaattcaatgcttcatttctatttcattcaattcgcaatttctcatgctcacaatttagatcatatcactagcaatttccatttaattcacatacaattcaatctCATTAAGTTTaaaactaatacgtatttaccatttaactcaacgtttatcgattataccattcattaacacatttatgaaattctcaattttgcaatgaaaataccACGTTAGTTTAAATAACATCATCCTactataaatacactaccacttatccatttactttaattcttttgggcccatttgtcacttaccatccttaatcaaattagggaacggttacgaaaaattgagtacttcacttccactttgccatagtataactatggtcttacgtatgatcacttatcacttgtccctgatcagataagtgtagctaagctaccacttatcacttgccaCTTgccactgatcagataagtgtagctacagctaccacttatcacttataattgatcagaagtactcaaatccgacgtttcgctcaatttgatcatttatttggttttcgcatttttattttattttcaatccatcaacaaatatatatcatcatacactatataattcatgaaattaacatttaattgttaaatttcagccatatgaacttactatttcaatgcataacttataaatttaacgtggcataatctagGGACtatttggccaaagcctaagcatgtacaccaaatatgttagccaaatacacatatagcataagcattataaatatggatgagcacaacatttattcatgtatcacgcTTACCAACGTGTGTTAATTCATAACCCATtaatgacattatttcatgcccaatcatataccgaatataccatacacacatactatgaaactttattttcacacatgagcttaaaccatgaccaataatgcacaaatataaacatcatttttatttcatcgtttatcaattataatcaagcttatgaccaattatacacaaatcattcatatatttcccaattttcatcctcctcctctccattccacatccttaatgtgtataacacacttaaacaacattagctctaatttcactattcattcacatgtatatttaaagttgtttatccgagtcagagtcactaaattatttttatctggagctacagagcttcaaattaagatctgttaattttacctgaaactaaactcacatatcttcttaccataaaatattcagaatttttggtttagccaaatagtacaatttattctttaaagttctcctatttcgctgtctgacagttctaaccactcttcactaaaaatgaattatctaattgtacagaattcagataatgttttgtttatttaatttgaaaatagactcattaaggattctaagaatataaattataactcataattatttttcttcaatttttgatgattttccaaatttagaacaggggaacccgaaatcattctgacatggtctcacaaaatttattatatctcataattttcaattccattacttacgccgtttcttctatgagaaactagactcaataagatttaatttcatattttattcaccctataattcaattcccacaatttttggtgatttttcaaagttaaaccactactgctgtccaaaactgttttactgtaaaatattgatttccattttgccccaaatttcacagttcatacaattcagtccttgctcaattaacccctcaattaagctaaattttctcaattagtactttacctagatattataaattatttcacaactattgaaattcagaatttccacataaaaccctaacttcaaactcttttactattaggtcccaaacattcactttctattcaattctttcaataaaatcagcatatgaacaatttaaagctctaattccatgctatatcatcatatacttccagcatgtATTCATAGCAgctttcaatttctttcatagaatcaaacACTAATGAATACAACAAGTGGgactagttgtaaaagtcacaaaaacacaaaaatcactacaccaaaacaggcttttagcggcatttttttaggcctttagcggcgttttttagcgccgctaaaacTATTTgtggcgcttttcccacaaacgccgctaaagaccaagagctttagcggcgctattcccacaaacgccgctaaagaccaagacctttagcggcgcttttccaacaaacgccgctaaagaccatgacctttagcggcgcttttttcgcaaatgccactaaagaccatgacctttagcggcacttttcaCACACACGTCGCTATAGAatagacctttagcggcgcttttttgaaaacgccgctaaaaatatatcttttaaaaaataaaattttttcaaataaaattttttctatgataaaatattatattatgtttgaaggataaataaaaatattatttaaattaaattttctactaaaattttaactttaaaactaaatataaatataaaattaatgaatttaaatttagaatttaaatttagaatttaaaataataaattaataacacaattaaaatctaaaagctAGAACACTTaagtaaaaatacaaatttagaatgaaaactaaaataaataatacatatgcaaggtaataatatacaatgcattttcttaatcaagtaaatcttggtaataaaagatataatacatttacttaatcaaggaaaTCTTGTAATGAACTCAAACCAATGAGCCTTAGAGAAAAACTTTTGAGTATGGCTTCGAATTTGAACCGCAAATTTGGCTCCTACATGCTCTGCATGAAAATAAGAGTAACTTAATCTGTTCAAACCATAGTGAACATGGCAAAGATAAGTAAATCAGTTCAACTTTTTAAGATTGttttataatgttatagtaaattattaaaaaatacatctaaaaataataataactcaactttttaagattgtttgtgaaataaaaaaatgtacacTACTGATATATCTACTCACTTAAGTCAATATAGGTAACCAAAGTTCAATCATATCTGTTGTCTGGACTCGTACATGTAACCAACACCCACACTTGACTAAAAGTGTCATAGATTTGTTATGCAATGTAcacaagtaaaagaaaaatgatataagttcattttttattaaatttggcaCATATCTCAAAGGCAACTGGGCCTCCGGGTATGTCAGAAATCTGAATTTCATCATTGTTTTCTTCATTATCACTTGCAACCAACTTTTGTAAGTATGCATTTTTCGACAGAAGAGGAAACTGCATATACGTTCACAAAGATATAAGTTCGGATTGCATGTAAGATACAATGGAAATATGGAAAGCATTCTAGTAAGGACATTACGCTTGAAGAGAATGCTCGACCATAGACGGAAATTCATGAGAACCGGAAGAAAATGCTTACCTTGTGCagataaatcaaatatatatatcgcCTTTACCGTTGAAGTCTGAAATCCTGTAATGGAAAACAACATCTTGGAATCAGTTGAAGAAACCACCAAAACGGTAGAAAACAAGCATCTctctatctttattttattttattttattttttattcaaagaaTGGGGAATCAATGAAAAAGGACAAAAAGATTATAAAAGTAATATAGTAATGAACAATCAAACATCAACTAACCAACAAATTAACAACAATATCATTCACAAATTGGAACTGAAATCTGAGGAATCTACcagaatatatataatcacaaaatctaataaaaaatatcaatattccAATATTCAAGATCAGATTTTTACAGCATGGAAACCGGGAAAAtgcccacaatcaaaaagattttTCAGAATGATAAAACAAATGCAAAAATTACCAAGAAATTTACACCATCATTGAGGAGAATTAAATAGCCAAACTCAAAAAAAAGTAACCAAATTTACACAATAAACCCACCAATAAAAACAAACCTTCATAAGTTGTCTGCAATGAATCAAATATCCTGTTAAGTGTCGCAAGCAGAAGCCTCATTCCTTGTTTATCAAAACCATCAGTGTCATGCTGCACAaacaaagaattttattttttggaaaagttAGAAGGATTTGCAAGGAAGTAACTGATtaagaagcaaagaaaaacaaaggcaGTACATACATTAACAATGCATGAAAATACATAACTATATAGACATATAGAAAGGTTATAGCTAATCTAATAATGTAAGTTAAGCAACGTTAAGCAAAGTCAAGCAAGTCCACCACAGATTCATTCATACTTTGCTGCTCATAGCAAGCACCTGCTACAAGACACTTTAATGAGGAataaatcaaggaaaatatAACAAAGGTATCCACTTACGATTCTTCTAAATCAATAACTTTAATAGCAACTTACTTGTTCAGTTCCTTGTCAAACCTGAAAATCAGTTCTGGAAATCTAAGAATTAAGGGAGAATCAACTttcctttaaaaagaaaaccaacCTTTCCAGCTTAAAACAATAAGTAgaaacaaaacagaagcaaTTGAAAGGCTATCCATTTTGAATTAAGAGATCTACAAACCAGTCTATTATTTTgttggttaaattataaaagagacTACAAACCAGTCTACAATCCAATTTACGCAAAATTTCACCTTTATTTGGAGTTGGGATCGGAACTTCAACATGCTGTAAAAAGCACAAAAATTCACAGCGTTATAAAATCAAGTCCCTGCCcattattttttcaagtttaTGTCAAGCAAGtccatataaaaaatttaaacacttcACTGTAAAGTATCAACCTCTCCGTCTCAGCAAAAcagtacaaaattatatgaAGTTCAAAGGTGGAATTTGTATTATGTAGTTGAACCCGAGGACCTGTGACGATTCACAGGATTTGCATACAGATAAGCATCCATAGTGCAGTTCAGATTcaactaaattgaacaaagttttaagaaatttcAGACCCTAAAAAACGAAAGtaagaaggggaaaaaaaggaTAGATGAGTACcgattcttctttgtttttttagtcGATATCGGAGTAATCAAAATTGTCGAAAGCGACGACGCCTTCGCTGAAGATCTGCGGTGTGTCAACATCGTCGACTTCCATGGCTGAACCTTGGTCGTCTGGGTCCGTCACGAATTCCATCGGCATCGGCCTCATCTTTCCCCCCTTTTCTTTAGGCTTCTAGGGATTTCTTTTGTtggtttaatattaattatttttgttgaaatatcAAGCTGAGGTTATATAGGGTCAAACAAGTCAGTATAATTCAATATggattttgtggcgtttttagcataaatgccactaaaaaattaaatccatgTAATAAAATGGTagcattttgaaaaattttaacacatatttgcggcgtttttggtcaaaacgccgctattgattaccttttgcggcgttttctaataaacgccgcaaaaaataaaattatttcattttgaccaagatgacgccgttttgctatgctaaaaatttttaattttgttttttataaattgatttattttttgcggcgtttttataaaaaagacaCTATTACTtatctaaaaattatttcattttgaaccaaatgacaccgttttgctatgctaaaaatttttattttgtttttataaattattttttataaaaataaaaaaccaagtactctcaaaataaatattgtatattttaataagaaaacaaataataaaatgattgtaattaattattaagttagaattatccaaattaaataattacctatatatccatatcatttttatttttgtatttttttcttataatttggtcctcttcaaaataaataattatacctaaatattcatatcaatctattactttttaacttatttattaattctatttaaactaatatttaaatatatcaaatggtttagattaattttttaaatataaaagcattaattaattgtataaaattttatcatttaacaaatctcaagtaaatcttaaccttaaaccctaaattaaccattcaatacatataaagtctatctattatatatctcttaaataattaaCCTTAACCCAACCCCTAaatccttaaaccttaaatctgtAACTCTTAAACCCTaacatctaacccctaaaccttaaatcctaacccttaaaccataatcgctaatccataatccctaaatccatactccctaaaccttaaaatatgaactcctaaatcggccttaaatcttaaattaatcatataccctaaataaatttattatctcttttacaattatataagaacatatttaaaatataaattaaaaaaataattaatctaaacccaaaaccctaactgaCCCCCGAATCCTTAACTTTTAACTCCTAACacgtctaacccctaaacccctaaccttttaacccctaaaccttaaatcccaacccttaaaccataatccctaaacccatactccctaaactaaaaatcctaaactatagtgataattaattcaatattttaaaattaatactatttcttttacgattatataagaaaatttttaatacataaactaaaaaacaattagtaatcatgtacccaaaaaactttaaaattactttaaataatagtattttaatttttccatgtgttttatttcaaattatttctacgtgtcattaatTTTTactgaagattttaaatattcaattagaaataaattaaatttcatttaatataaataaacaaattaagataaaatgtttttagcggcgcttgttcaaaaacgccgctaaagaccagagcattagcggcgcttcatcaaaaacgccgctaaatccccaaaaACTCACGAAAACGGCGACGTTAGGTTTAggttttgcggcgctttttggaaaacgccgctaattctcatttttagcggcatttttagaaAAGCACCACTAAtactcgatctttagcggcgttttttagatAGAGCCGctaatgattgatttttagcggtgttttttatccaaacggcACTAAAAACTCCGCTAAAAgtctattttggtgtagtgaatttcaagaaataatcaagaattgaacttacttgcagtaaaaatatgaagaaccagcttaaggaaacccttttatggtgttttagcttatgagaatgcagaaaaataaagagaaatctagataattccactttggtcctaactttattaagtaaattttgcaatatttcaattttgcccttaattcttcttactttgttgctgatttcatgcctttgtcgtccagcccaaatagaccttgggtctatttgccttttaagcccccgtccttttatcatttaagctatttaatcatttcccataattttgcatttgttacaatttagttctttttgttcaattaattatcagaactttaaaatttcttaaagaaactttaatactaactttttaacacttcataaatatttataaaaatatttatggctcagtttaaaatccccgaggtctcaatacctcattttttattctaattattttaatatttatttctagtgcactatttactatttcaaaaattttcctaacttcgaATTtgacttatactcactaaattaataatattttctacccatttgtcgaatttagtgatctcgaatctcCGTTCTGACACCTCTGAAATTTCAGGCCATTACGTTTTTCCTTGTCGGATtcatggtcccaaaaccactgttccgactagactcaaaatcgggctgttacatacaGGCTCACCATCTCTCTTCCGTTTTCATTTTCTAGCTTGTGAATGATATTCTTCCTCCGCCTCTGTGATGCTTGACTGTGaaaaaatgttgtatttttatCCTCAAATTTCAACCAGTTTATTCTAGCCCTTTGTTTCCAGTAACATTCATCTTTTTcgatatcaaaattcaaattaatttttgtaccAGTCAACTCAGCTAAGTTATTGTCATCTCTTTCAGCTTCAGCCAACTCTACAAGTTTTTCCGTTGGGATTTGTCTTgtttttttcctatttatttgaattttcccACCCCACTTCTTTAAGCCTTCTTTCAAGTCTTCTAGCTTTTGTAATAGCTCCCCTGAAGATTTCTCCCACAAACTCTTGACTTCAATAATGAAAGACTCCTCCAAGGACCACCaagcttcaaatttaaaattattgttccTCAATCGTTCTTCATATCTCCTTGTATTAATAAGAAGAGGGCAATGGTCTGAAAAAGAATGCACTAGATGTTGGACTTTCACCTCTGGAAACATATTAATCCAATCTGTGTTAGCGACACCTCTGTCTAGTTGTTCTTGTATATTCGTCTCAGGTAAATTTCCTCTCTCCCAAGTGAACCAGCTACCATCAAAGCCCACGTCATTTAGTTGACATTCCTCTAGTGTTCTTCGAAAAAGTTCCATCCTTCTTTCATCTCTAAGcagccttttttttttgaatccaTACATAATTTCGTTGAAGTCTCCACAAACAAACCAAGAAGTTTCCACATCAGTAGCTAAGCTTTTCAAAACAACCTATGAATCATTTCTATCCTGTGCAGATGGAGATCCATAGAATCCTATGAATCTCTAATTGATTCCTTTTTCCTTATCTTCAACAATCACATCAATGTGTCTTTTAGGAAAAAATACGAAACATTATATCAACATCAGTCCTCCATGCTAGACACAATCCTCCTCTCATACCTTCTGAGTCACCTTCAATACCATTCGCATAACCACATCTTCTACGAGCTTGTTCCATCTGTTTTCTACTAAGTTTTGTCTCCATAAAAAAGACTATTTGAGGATTATGTATCTTCAGCAAATGTCAAAGTCTTTTAACCGTTCGTTGTATCCCTAAACCACGGACGTTCCAACTAATGATTTTCATTGCGCCCAGTCGGCTTGCCTCTTGGCAGCCACTGatgataaaagtttaaattcTACCATTTTCCTATTTCTTGTTATTACATTACCACTCTATTCATTTTCTGTTAGTTCTTCCATCTCCCCCTATTTTGCTTTTTCCCCTCCTCCCCTATTAAGGTTTCGTCTTCCAAATCATGCTCCATGGCCATTTGCATCTGATTGGACCAAAATTTATCCTTCTGTTGTTCTATAGATGACACCCCTCCTTCTATGTTAAAACCCAGAATTGGATCAATGGCTTTTCCCCTTCTTTCTTTCATGTCCCCATTCCTTGAACTAAGCCCCACATACCTATTATCCATCCTACTTACTTCCTATTTTCCTTCACCCTTTTCTCGTAGCCAGATACCATTCATTGAAAGGGCTCTTCGAGATTGTGCCCGCAATGATAAATCCCAACCCATTTCTGCAATATCCACCCTAACATCATTTTTATCTCACAAAAAGAGTCATTATGCCCTAAACGTCCACAGTAGAAATAGAAAAGCGATAGACgttcatacttaaatttaacatatgAACGAACCTCGCAACACATAACTTGCTTCTTTCTTTTCAAGGGCTTTCTAACGTCAATTTGTACCCTTACCTCAAGCTTtgtttaattaacttaaattaacaattatttatttcataatgaAATATGACATCATCATCCACCAACTCTCATTTAGGAATGGTTTAATTGCCATTTTGGGCCATTGGTTAATTGTTATTTAGGTTCtcaatacttttttaattaaaactctataATGATtggatttttacaatttagtccccaagctttaattaactaattaatcaactaattTACTTGACCattcttcaatatatttttataataactccgtaaatatttttatttaatatttatagattcaatttacgaaaatagggtttcaaaatcaaattttttgacACCcctgaattttgggtcattacaattctctttcttaagaaatttcatccccaaaatttttacatataaagaGGTGGGGATAGTAAgatctcattttcttttttagatcCTAAGTAGTTCTTTTGCACTATGGCTGCGCCATAGGCTATTTTACTCTCGAGCTAATATCTTTATCGGTTCTTCTACATATGGTAAATTGGGTTAAACTTCAATTGCTTCCATCAATATAATATGAGAAGGGCCAAATAGATATCGTTGgagcatagatacatgaaacacaCTGTGAATATTTTGCAACTCCAATGGTAGAGCTAGACACTAACCAGCTGATCTAAATTTCTCAATAATCTTATATGATCCTATACTCTTGGACTTAGCTTCTCATTATGGCCTAAGTGCAAGATCTTTTGCACGAAgagactttcaaaaatattttatcactcacctttctatttcaaattagaataaaatattttttttcctatcTGAGGCCACTTTCAATCTGCCTCTGATTAACTTTACTACATTTTCCACTTCCTGCATCAATTTTGGCTCAATCATCTTTCTCTTGCTCAACGCTGACCGACATAAAGCTATTTTTCATTATCGACCATACCATATAGAGCTTTATAGAGATCCATTCAAATGCTCAATTGGAAACTATTATTATGAACAAATTCAGCTAGAGGCAAATATGTTCTCATTTCCATTCAGGAACCAGAATAGGTTGAAATAACCTAGTGGAAACTTGATGTTCAACCTTTACTCGCTGACAAGTTTAATTCCTCTGCCAGCTTAGCATTTGCAGATTGTGCCTCTATTATGTGATCAATCATCACaggttttattttcaatttagctAACAAGCTGACATCATTACCAATACTCAACTAGGAAAACAGTGCTTTCAGCTCAAATGTTGACTTTTGACTTAAGGGCATCAATCACTACATTCAATTTTTCCAGTATGGTAATCAATTGtgcaattgtaatattttagcgAACCGATTCAATAACGATGTCTCAGATTTAACTTTTTTTGGAAGAGGAGGTATTTAAGACTCTTATGATCtgtataaatatgacattttattatcatatatatatagtgcCTCTAGATCTTTTTAGAGCAAATTTTTTACACCATTTTATAGAGATGGGAGAGCTTTCTTGAGGTATTTCAAATGATGATATATCTGAGATGCTAGTGGGTTGTTCGAACAATGAATGCTTGAATCGCCCATTTTTCGGTGACTCCTTTCATGATCATAGTGGTTGCATTAAATCTTTTGACATAATCATAGAGGGATTCATTTTCTCCTTGATGGATGGTTATCAAATAAGTCGGGGATTGTTGGAGCAGCTTGTTGGCCAGAAAGCGGCTCATGAATTGTCAAGCTAATTGCTCGAAAGAGTGGATGGATTCCTGAGACAATCACATGAACTATTGTCGAGTTGTTTGCAAGAGAGTCATGGAGAAGGCTTTACATTTAACTCTATCAGATGCTCCAGCATgttcatataattattatacCAAGCTAAATGATCCTCAAAATCCCCTGGTCCATTATACACAAACTTTGAATATTTGAAGAATGTTGAGATATGGTTTTCTAGAACCTCAAGTGCCAACAATTCATTGGAGTAGTTCCAaacaaaatcatttatttttccccttttacTTCTTACATCAGCTCTTCCTT
This region includes:
- the LOC105804042 gene encoding uncharacterized protein LOC105804042 isoform X4 encodes the protein MLTHRRSSAKASSLSTILITPISTKKTKKNRMLKFRSQLQIKHDTDGFDKQGMRLLLATLNRIFDSLQTTYEGFQTSTVKAIYIFDLSAQVSSSVEKCILTKVGCK
- the LOC105804042 gene encoding uncharacterized protein LOC105804042 isoform X3, encoding MLTHRRSSAKASSLSTILITPISTKKTKKNRMLKFRSQLQIKHDTDGFDKQGMRLLLATLNRIFDSLQTTYEGFQTSTVKAIYIFDLSAQEHVGAKFAVQIRSHTQKFFSKAHWFEFITRFP
- the LOC105764760 gene encoding uncharacterized protein LOC105764760, translated to MVLKVTQKVVLKSLATDVETSWFVCGDFNEIMYGFKKKRLLRDERRMELFRRTLEECQLNDVGFDGSWFTWERGNLPETNIQEQLDRGVANTDWINMFPEVKVQHLVHSFSDHCPLLINTRRYEERLRNNNFKFEAWWSLEESFIIEVKSLWEKSSGELLQKLEDLKEGLKKWGGKIQINRKKTRQIPTEKLVELAEAERDDNNLAELTGTKINLNFDIEKDECYWKQRARINWLKFEDKNTTFFHSQASQRRRKNIIHKLENENGREMVSLYVTARF
- the LOC105804042 gene encoding uncharacterized protein LOC105804042 isoform X1 → MLTHRRSSAKASSLSTILITPISTKKTKKNRMLKFRSQLQIKHDTDGFDKQGMRLLLATLNRIFDSLQTTYEGFQTSTVKAIYIFDLSAQGKHFLPVLMNFRLWSSILFKRNVLTRMLSIFPLYLTCNPNLYLCERICSFLFCRKMHTYKSWLQVIMKKTMMKFRFLTYPEAQLPLRYVPNLIKNELISFFFYLCTLHNKSMTLLVKCGCWLHVRVQTTDMIELWLPILT
- the LOC105804042 gene encoding uncharacterized protein LOC105804042 isoform X2, whose translation is MLKFRSQLQIKHDTDGFDKQGMRLLLATLNRIFDSLQTTYEGFQTSTVKAIYIFDLSAQGKHFLPVLMNFRLWSSILFKRNVLTRMLSIFPLYLTCNPNLYLCERICSFLFCRKMHTYKSWLQVIMKKTMMKFRFLTYPEAQLPLRYVPNLIKNELISFFFYLCTLHNKSMTLLVKCGCWLHVRVQTTDMIELWLPILT